GGTGCTTCTGTTGCAGAATCCGCCAAGCTTGTAGGAACCTCAAAACCCGTAGCTTATCAGTGGCAAGAACGCTGGAACAAAGATGGATATGATGGTTTGATACCTCGGTTTGCAGGAGGTTGTCCTTCCAAACTTTCAGATGAACAAAAAGAGGAATTAAAAGATATTTTACATCAGAGAGATGATTGGTCAACAAATGAAGTTAAGGAACTTATTTCCAATGAGTTCGATGTCAAATATACAGGTAAACAAATATTGGAGATTTTGAAAAAGTTTGGCATGCATCATGCCAAACCATATTCTCATGATCACAGAAGGCCAGATGATGCAGAAGATCGTTTAAAAAAACTTACCTGTGATCGATGAGGATTGTGTAATTGGTTTTCTTGATGAATCATCACCTCAGACAACAGCAAATACGGTTCGTCTATGGTCTTTCGACAAACCAGTTATGTTTAAAAACACAACCCGTCTAAAAGCAAACTCCTTCGGGTTTTATGCATTGAATGGCAATTCTGTTATTGATTTTAAGGAGCATTCAACTAAAGAAGATGTATGCTCATTTCTATCAACTATCAAAAACAGCAATAGAGGATATAGGATTGTAGTCATTCTCGACAATTTCAGATCTCATCGAGCAAAAGATACAGTGGATTTTGCACTGGCAAATGATATCGAATTGGTTTATTTACCTCCCTATTCGCCAGACTTGAATCCTATAGAATTCATATGGAAGAGCGTTAAAAGAGTTATTTCTTGTAATTTTGTGAAAGATTTAAGCCACATGAAAAATCTGATTGCTGAAACGTTTATCAGTTGTTCGTCAAAGCTTAGCTATGCAAGAAAATGGATCGAGAAGTTTCTAGATAATAAGTTAAGAATGATAGGTAATTAACTATAATTAGTGTTTCCTCTTTTTTAAAGGAAACAATAGTTTTTATCTTTAAACAAGTATTTCTGGAAAATCATTGAATTTCCATTCTCCTTTTATTCTCACCATTTCAATCTCTCCTTCTTTTGTTATCGTTGACGTTTCAGTTTCAAACATTTTCTTTAAGTAACATAAAATGTCAAACGTATTGCATTGAGTTCCAGTTATGTTGTATTTTATTTCTACAAGTGCAGTGTTATCATATTGATATTCATTTCCAAGTTCGATGAATTGGTATGAATCATCACGTTTATCCTTGCAAATTTCAATAAAATTTTTAAAATCATGTTTTCTTTGGTACTCATTTGTCATCATTTGATAGCAAAAACTATATTCTTGTGAATCAAAATGGTTTTTGAAATCAGATACTGTTTCGGTTCCTGATTTATCGATATGCTCATCTATGCATCCAGATGTAAAAATCATAGCAAAAGCTATGGCTATTGTTATTATTTTCTTCATATTATTTGACATTATAACTTTTGTTTATAATCTATTCTGAAAATCAGAGTTATATATTATTAGTTCATCAACAAAAGTAAGGAGAATTTATTTGCTCTTCCAGGCAATTCGGGCCTTACTTTTGTTTGGCTTGTTATCATCTCCTTTAATGTTACTGTCTTGGTGGCTACAAGGCAGTAACTATATAGTATATATGTAAGCATTGATTATTTATAAATTAAACGATATCTATATATTTTGCAATAATCTTCATAGCTATCTTATATGTATGTTTTTTAAAAGCATAGGGTATATCGTAACTTACTATTTGTTGTCTCTATGTAAATCTCCTACTTATCCCAATTTCCTTATTACAAATAATTCACACCATATTCTTTTTCAGATTTAACCTACAATAACAATCCACTAAAAGAGGAAACCACCATGAAAGTAGTCGCTATAAACGGAAGTCCACGTAAAGAAGGAAACACAGCAGCCATGCTGAAAAGACTCACATCCAAACTTGAAGCAGAAGGGATAGAGACCGAAACGATCCACATTGGCGGGAAGAAGGTTCATGGCTGTACAGCATGTATGAAATGTTTTGAGAAAAAGAACGACCTTTGTATTTTTGATGATGATCCTATCAATGAGTGTATCACAAAAATGAAGGAAGCCGATGGAATTGTAATTGGTTCACCAACTTACTTTGCTGATGTAAACACAGAGACCAAGGCGCTCATCGACCGTGCAGGATATGTATCACTTGCAAACGGTGGTTTCTTTTCAAGAAAAGCCGGTGCGGCGGTTGTAGCAGTTCGCAGGGCGGGCGCAGTAGCTGCTTATGATTCGATCAACCACCTGTTTGGAATCACCAGTATGGTAACTGTGGGTTCATCTTACTGGAACCTTGGTATTGGTCTTCATCCGGGGGATGTTAACGAGGATGAAGAGGGTATGAGGACAATGGACAACCTTGCAGCTAACATGGCATGGTTGCTGAAAAAGATCAATTCCGAGTAACTATGAATTGAACTTGACCTTCAAATAAAAAACTCAATGGAATCTAAGCCTATGGCTTAAATTCCTTCAACTTCACTTCATCATCGATAATTTCGATGTATTCAAGGTCTTTTTTATCTCCGAATCCCCAGCTTCCGGTGTTTGCAACCTTGTTCCTGTCATCAACATAAGCCAGGTGAGTGTGACCATATACAAGGTACTGTTCAGGACGCACATTCAACAGGAAATGCCTTGTCTTTGCAGCAGCAAGCTCCATTATAGGTTCAACAACATTGTGTCTGTTGTACTTTCCTATCCTTCTTTCCGGCGGCTCCATCATGGACTTGAGCGCGG
The sequence above is a segment of the uncultured Methanolobus sp. genome. Coding sequences within it:
- a CDS encoding flavodoxin family protein produces the protein MKVVAINGSPRKEGNTAAMLKRLTSKLEAEGIETETIHIGGKKVHGCTACMKCFEKKNDLCIFDDDPINECITKMKEADGIVIGSPTYFADVNTETKALIDRAGYVSLANGGFFSRKAGAAVVAVRRAGAVAAYDSINHLFGITSMVTVGSSYWNLGIGLHPGDVNEDEEGMRTMDNLAANMAWLLKKINSE